A window from Vulcanimicrobium alpinum encodes these proteins:
- a CDS encoding helix-hairpin-helix domain-containing protein, translating into MVLIVAVAAAGGAALVFFRPAPPAIPGEPARTGWSFPASPPPRTPSRARAPERALVYVAGEVMHPGVYAVSGDARVRDAVALAGGLRPQADPVSVNFAAHLQDGDEVVVTAEGGAAPATATHHRRAGHRKRHGKHRHHRLDARTLPDGASSSVSDGASPNLSDAPSAPVDLNAASAAQLAAIPGLGPRLAERIVAFRDANGPFDSLDELLDVAGVTEARLDAIAAAARVR; encoded by the coding sequence ATGGTGCTGATCGTCGCAGTCGCCGCCGCGGGCGGCGCCGCCCTGGTGTTCTTCCGTCCGGCGCCGCCGGCGATCCCCGGTGAGCCCGCCCGCACGGGATGGTCGTTCCCCGCCTCGCCGCCGCCGCGCACGCCGTCGCGTGCGCGTGCGCCGGAGCGCGCGTTGGTGTACGTCGCGGGCGAAGTGATGCATCCCGGCGTCTACGCGGTCTCCGGCGACGCGCGCGTGCGCGATGCCGTCGCGCTCGCCGGCGGCCTGCGGCCGCAGGCAGATCCGGTCTCGGTCAACTTCGCGGCGCACCTGCAGGACGGCGACGAGGTCGTCGTGACGGCCGAGGGTGGCGCCGCACCCGCGACGGCGACGCATCACCGCCGCGCCGGGCATCGGAAGCGGCACGGAAAGCATCGACATCACCGCCTCGACGCGCGTACGCTCCCCGACGGCGCGTCCTCGAGTGTCTCCGACGGTGCGTCGCCGAACCTCTCCGACGCGCCGTCCGCTCCGGTCGATCTCAATGCGGCGTCGGCCGCTCAGCTCGCCGCGATCCCGGGGCTCGGACCGCGCCTGGCGGAGCGGATCGTCGCGTTTCGCGACGCGAACGGGCCGTTCGATTCGCTCGACGAGCTGCTGGACGTCGCGGGCGTCACCGAAGCGCGGCTCGACGCGATCGCGGCCGCGGCGCGCGTGCGCTGA
- the leuS gene encoding leucine--tRNA ligase — MSDERSYDFRAVERAWQQRWERDAIYVARDDDPRPKYYVLEMLPYPSGDLHVGHAKNYTLGDAIARIQRMLGFNVVHPMGWDAFGLPAENAAIQRGIEPETWTRSNIENMRRQLRLMGTSYDWTREFATCDPEYYRWNQWFFLRMFERGLAYKREAPVNWCPVDQTVLANEQVEDGRCWRCGAAVERRNLAQWNFKITDYVDRLLEGLDRLSGWPERIRTMQRNWIGRSEGTTFSFEVEHLDARIDVFTTRVDTVFGATFVAVAPEHPVVAQILERFPKSRNRIEEFAASLRSKSELERTQLMEKTGVATGAYAINPLSREQIPIWVTNYVLAEYGTGAVMGVPAHDARDFDFAKKHGLPIAQVITTADGSLQAPLHEAYEDDGKLMASGEYSGMKSAAARRAITTRLEAMGRGSLAINYRIRDWLVSRQRYWGTPIPIVYCPTDGMVGVPDAQLPVLLPKDVHFTGQGSPLANDANFMQTTCPRCGGPATRDPDTMDTFVDSSWYFVRYLDPHDAAKPFDPQIATNWMPVDQYIGGAEHAVLHLLYARFFYKFMIDAGYLSGDDEPFTRLFNQGTLLYGGEKMSKSRGNVVGIDETVERYGVDAMRLFLLKAAPPEDALDWTDEGIVGRVRFVQRVWRAAEPIAAGARTVPLDVLPPMAGDAQRELVRALHIALESGKGETLTRRFHYNVTTAKLDELINLLTAAIRDLGAEDAALRYVVHALPIVLAPFAPHLADELWSRMGYDASVHLERWLEPDPAALAVDVITLVIQVNGKVRARIDTAPGIAEDDALALAMREPTVTAQIDGKQVRKRIFVPGKLLNIVTSP; from the coding sequence ATGTCCGACGAACGCAGCTACGATTTTCGCGCCGTCGAGCGCGCGTGGCAGCAGCGCTGGGAGCGCGATGCGATTTACGTCGCACGCGACGACGACCCGCGACCGAAATACTACGTGCTGGAGATGCTGCCGTATCCGTCGGGCGATCTCCACGTCGGTCACGCGAAGAACTACACGCTCGGCGACGCGATCGCGCGCATCCAGCGGATGCTCGGCTTCAACGTCGTTCACCCGATGGGCTGGGACGCGTTCGGGCTGCCCGCCGAGAACGCGGCGATTCAGCGCGGGATCGAGCCGGAGACCTGGACGCGCTCGAACATCGAAAACATGCGCCGGCAGCTGCGTCTGATGGGAACGAGCTACGATTGGACGCGCGAGTTCGCGACCTGCGATCCCGAGTATTACCGCTGGAATCAGTGGTTCTTCTTGCGGATGTTCGAGCGCGGGTTGGCGTACAAGCGCGAAGCGCCGGTGAACTGGTGCCCGGTCGATCAGACCGTGCTCGCCAACGAGCAGGTCGAAGACGGACGCTGCTGGCGCTGCGGCGCCGCAGTCGAACGGCGCAACCTCGCGCAGTGGAACTTCAAGATCACCGATTACGTCGATCGCCTGCTCGAAGGACTCGATCGCCTGAGCGGCTGGCCGGAGCGGATCCGCACGATGCAGCGCAACTGGATCGGCCGCAGCGAGGGGACGACGTTCTCGTTCGAGGTCGAGCATCTCGATGCGCGGATCGACGTCTTCACCACGCGCGTCGACACGGTGTTCGGCGCGACGTTCGTCGCGGTCGCTCCGGAGCATCCCGTCGTCGCGCAGATCCTCGAACGTTTTCCGAAGAGCCGCAACCGCATCGAGGAGTTCGCGGCGAGTCTACGCAGCAAGAGCGAGCTCGAACGCACGCAGCTGATGGAGAAGACCGGCGTCGCGACCGGCGCCTACGCGATCAACCCGCTCTCGCGCGAGCAGATCCCGATCTGGGTGACCAACTACGTGCTCGCCGAATACGGGACCGGCGCGGTGATGGGCGTCCCCGCGCACGACGCGCGCGATTTCGATTTCGCGAAGAAGCACGGGCTGCCGATCGCGCAGGTGATCACGACCGCCGACGGCTCGCTGCAAGCGCCGCTCCACGAAGCGTACGAAGACGACGGCAAATTGATGGCGTCGGGCGAGTATAGCGGGATGAAGTCCGCGGCGGCGCGGCGCGCGATCACGACGCGGCTCGAGGCGATGGGCCGGGGCTCGCTAGCGATCAACTACCGCATCCGCGATTGGCTCGTCTCGCGCCAGCGGTATTGGGGCACGCCGATCCCGATCGTGTACTGCCCTACCGACGGGATGGTCGGCGTCCCCGACGCGCAGCTCCCGGTGCTGCTGCCGAAAGACGTGCACTTCACCGGGCAGGGTTCGCCGCTCGCCAACGACGCGAACTTCATGCAGACGACGTGCCCCAGGTGCGGCGGTCCCGCGACGCGCGATCCCGACACGATGGATACGTTCGTCGATTCGTCCTGGTACTTCGTGCGCTACCTCGATCCGCACGATGCGGCGAAGCCGTTCGATCCGCAGATCGCTACGAACTGGATGCCGGTCGACCAGTACATCGGCGGCGCGGAGCACGCCGTGCTGCACTTGCTTTACGCGCGCTTCTTCTACAAGTTCATGATCGACGCGGGGTATCTCTCGGGCGACGACGAGCCGTTCACGCGCCTCTTCAACCAAGGCACGCTGCTGTACGGCGGCGAGAAGATGTCGAAGTCGCGCGGCAACGTCGTCGGGATCGACGAGACCGTCGAGCGTTACGGCGTCGACGCGATGCGGCTCTTCCTGCTCAAGGCCGCGCCGCCGGAAGATGCGCTGGATTGGACCGACGAGGGGATCGTCGGGCGCGTGCGCTTCGTCCAGCGCGTCTGGCGCGCGGCCGAACCGATCGCCGCCGGCGCGCGCACCGTCCCGCTCGACGTGCTCCCGCCGATGGCCGGCGACGCGCAGCGCGAACTCGTGCGCGCGCTGCACATTGCGCTCGAATCAGGCAAAGGCGAGACGCTGACGCGGCGCTTCCATTACAACGTCACGACCGCGAAGCTCGACGAGCTGATCAACCTGCTCACCGCGGCGATCCGCGATCTGGGTGCGGAAGACGCGGCCCTGCGCTACGTCGTGCACGCCCTGCCGATCGTGCTGGCGCCGTTCGCACCGCACCTCGCCGACGAGTTGTGGTCGCGGATGGGCTACGACGCGAGCGTGCACCTCGAACGGTGGCTCGAGCCCGATCCCGCCGCGCTCGCCGTCGATGTGATCACGCTGGTGATCCAGGTGAACGGCAAAGTGCGCGCGCGCATCGATACCGCGCCGGGGATCGCCGAAGACGACGCGCTCGCCTTGGCGATGCGCGAGCCGACCGTGACGGCGCAGATCGACGGGAAGCAGGTCCGCA